The following are encoded together in the Desulfococcus multivorans genome:
- a CDS encoding AAA family ATPase, with product MLKQLRIQNFKGWKDTGTIRMAPITLFFGANSSGKSSIGQFLMMLKQTVESSDRKAVFYPGGRNSAVRLGSYQDMVFHRDPANRIAFEYRWSLQDALKFKDPVSGRNYSGDALAFQAKVGLDDRDQHTLVLYRLNYDLLERDASKLSIGMERKPEAKSEYRVEATNYVLKRKQGRVWYPGAPVRFYGFPDEVAAYHQNADFVQALNLRSEKLFRSLSYLGPLRTRAERLYSWTGIEPESVGYAGENTVAAALAARTRKISLGRRRPARPFEEIIALKLKEMGLIEAFNVNRISDQRQEYEVKVRTRGSKDWVDLPDVGFGISQVLPVLVQCFHAPPGAIILMEQPEIHLHPSAQSALADVMIDVINSRENGADRGIQLIIETHSEHFLRRLQRRIAEGGVPQDKVAAYFANITRMPATLEPLQLDLFGNIQNWPKNFFGDEMEDIAELAKAAMEKRMPRRSE from the coding sequence ATGCTCAAACAGTTGCGAATACAAAACTTCAAAGGCTGGAAGGATACCGGCACCATTCGCATGGCTCCTATTACCCTGTTTTTCGGCGCCAACAGCTCAGGCAAATCCAGCATCGGACAATTTCTGATGATGCTGAAGCAGACCGTCGAATCCTCCGACCGGAAAGCGGTCTTTTACCCCGGCGGGAGGAACTCGGCGGTTCGGCTGGGCTCCTATCAGGATATGGTTTTCCACCGTGATCCGGCAAACAGGATCGCTTTTGAATATCGATGGTCGCTCCAGGATGCCCTGAAATTCAAGGATCCCGTATCGGGCCGGAACTATTCCGGAGACGCGTTGGCCTTTCAGGCGAAAGTCGGCCTGGATGACAGGGATCAACACACGCTGGTGCTATACCGGTTGAATTATGATCTGCTGGAACGGGATGCATCGAAACTTTCCATAGGCATGGAGAGAAAACCGGAAGCGAAGTCCGAGTACAGGGTGGAGGCCACGAACTATGTCCTGAAACGGAAACAAGGGCGCGTCTGGTATCCCGGCGCGCCGGTTCGTTTTTACGGGTTTCCGGATGAAGTGGCGGCCTATCATCAGAACGCCGACTTTGTTCAGGCGCTGAATCTGAGGAGCGAGAAACTGTTTCGCTCGCTTTCCTATCTGGGGCCGCTTCGAACCCGGGCCGAGCGTCTGTATTCCTGGACCGGCATCGAACCGGAAAGCGTCGGGTATGCAGGTGAGAACACAGTGGCGGCGGCATTGGCGGCCCGGACCCGGAAGATCAGCCTGGGGCGTCGGCGGCCCGCCAGGCCTTTTGAGGAGATCATTGCGCTGAAGCTCAAGGAGATGGGGCTGATCGAAGCGTTCAACGTAAACCGGATTTCCGATCAGCGGCAGGAGTATGAGGTCAAGGTCCGGACCAGGGGGTCAAAGGACTGGGTGGATCTTCCTGATGTCGGATTCGGGATATCTCAGGTATTGCCGGTTCTCGTGCAGTGTTTCCATGCGCCGCCCGGGGCGATCATTCTTATGGAGCAGCCGGAGATTCATCTCCATCCGAGCGCGCAGTCCGCCCTGGCCGATGTGATGATCGACGTCATCAATTCTCGCGAAAATGGAGCCGACAGGGGTATACAGCTGATTATCGAAACGCATTCGGAACATTTTCTTCGGAGATTACAGCGGCGAATTGCCGAGGGCGGGGTGCCCCAGGATAAGGTTGCAGCCTATTTTGCCAATATCACCAGAATGCCGGCCACACTCGAACCTCTGCAGCTTGACCTCTTTGGAAATATTCAGAACTGGCCGAAAAATTTCTTTGGCGATGAGATGGAGGATATTGCCGAACTGGCCAAAGCCGCCATGGAAAAACGGATGCCGAGACGATCTGAATAG
- a CDS encoding hemolysin family protein gives MDIAILIALILLNGVFAMSEIALVTARKNRLQRLAEDGDRSAAIAVRLGEEPTQFLSTVQIGITAIGILNGIVGEAALAGPLSELLQSLGVDQRISAIGATTIVVAGITYFSIVVGELVPKRLAQFHAEGIARLMARPIALLAQLSRPFVYLLSISTDGILRLMGKKELSSANLTEEDIHAMLMEGSQSGVIEKQEHEMVRNVFRLDDRQIASLMTPRSEIIYLDIGQSLEERLETLIASDHSRFPVCQGGMHEVLGIITAKRLLKQRLKGEPPEKIAEYLLPPVYVPESLTGMKLLEQFRKSGVQMVFVVDEYGEILGLITLQDLLEALAGEFKPRDPEDVWAVQREDGSWLLDGLIPIPELKDRLDLKSVPEEEKGRYHTLSGMMMWLIGKIPRTGDVTEWQGWRLEVVDLDGNRIDKVMASRLPDPDSEGEAALQSPSKTSR, from the coding sequence TTGGACATTGCCATACTTATCGCATTGATTTTGCTCAATGGCGTTTTTGCCATGTCGGAGATCGCCCTGGTTACTGCGCGCAAGAACCGCTTGCAGCGACTGGCTGAAGACGGTGATCGCTCGGCCGCCATTGCCGTGCGCCTTGGCGAGGAGCCTACCCAGTTTCTGTCCACGGTTCAAATAGGCATTACCGCCATCGGAATCCTCAATGGTATTGTCGGTGAGGCGGCTCTTGCCGGTCCCCTCTCCGAGTTGCTTCAAAGTCTGGGGGTTGATCAAAGAATCAGCGCCATTGGAGCGACCACTATTGTGGTGGCCGGTATCACCTATTTTTCCATTGTGGTTGGTGAACTTGTTCCCAAGCGGCTTGCCCAGTTCCATGCCGAAGGGATCGCGCGGCTGATGGCCCGGCCGATAGCATTGCTGGCGCAACTGTCACGGCCATTCGTTTATCTGCTTTCGATATCGACGGATGGTATTTTGAGATTGATGGGAAAAAAGGAACTGAGCAGCGCCAACCTCACTGAAGAAGACATTCATGCAATGCTGATGGAAGGTTCTCAGTCGGGTGTGATCGAAAAGCAAGAGCATGAAATGGTGCGGAATGTCTTTCGTCTCGATGATCGTCAAATTGCCTCTCTGATGACGCCGCGAAGCGAAATTATATACCTCGACATCGGACAGTCTCTTGAGGAAAGGCTGGAAACACTCATTGCATCAGACCACTCGCGATTTCCGGTTTGCCAAGGTGGAATGCATGAAGTGCTGGGGATCATTACGGCAAAGCGGCTACTCAAACAGAGGCTGAAAGGGGAGCCACCCGAAAAAATTGCGGAGTATCTGCTCCCTCCGGTTTATGTACCGGAATCTTTGACGGGAATGAAACTCCTGGAGCAGTTCCGGAAATCAGGCGTACAAATGGTCTTTGTCGTCGATGAATATGGTGAAATCCTCGGCCTCATCACCCTGCAGGACCTCCTGGAAGCTCTGGCCGGTGAATTCAAACCGCGTGATCCGGAAGATGTCTGGGCCGTGCAACGTGAGGACGGCTCCTGGCTGCTGGACGGACTGATCCCCATCCCGGAACTCAAGGATCGACTTGATCTGAAATCGGTTCCCGAGGAAGAGAAGGGGCGATACCACACCCTCAGCGGCATGATGATGTGGCTGATCGGCAAGATCCCCCGCACCGGAGATGTCACCGAATGGCAGGGTTGGCGACTGGAAGTGGTCGACCTTGATGGAAACCGGATCGACAAAGTGATGGCCAGTCGTCTGCCTGATCCCGACAGCGAGGGAGAAGCAGCGCTGCAAAGCCCTTCGAAAACATCCCGATGA
- a CDS encoding magnesium transporter codes for MTEHTSHLHRPIITFARKDVAKLHKDLTVQTALDKIREKKGMGDRIVYFYVVDSNDRLVGVVPTRRLLGSQLEQRLSEVMIGPVITIPKDASVLDAYEFFMVHKLLAFPVVDEHKHILGVVDVGMFTDEAFDVADQTSMDRVFETIGFRLMQVRDVSPLRAFRFRFPWLLATITSGTICALLAGVYEMTLAKSLILAFFLTLVLGLGESVSMQSMTVTIQGLRSEIPTLGWYLRTLRREVGAALLLGTACGLIVSVIAWIWRGDPLASVTIGSSILLTLCAASFFGLSVPSLLHKVKLDLKIAAGPVTLAMTDISTLLIYFSIAEALL; via the coding sequence ATGACAGAACACACAAGCCATCTGCACCGGCCGATTATAACCTTCGCACGTAAGGACGTTGCGAAGCTACACAAAGATCTAACCGTTCAAACAGCATTAGACAAAATCAGAGAAAAAAAGGGTATGGGCGACAGAATCGTATATTTTTACGTAGTAGACAGCAATGATCGGTTGGTGGGTGTTGTGCCGACCCGGCGTTTACTCGGTTCTCAACTGGAGCAACGACTTTCCGAAGTCATGATAGGTCCGGTGATCACAATTCCGAAAGATGCTAGCGTGTTAGATGCCTACGAGTTTTTCATGGTGCATAAGTTGCTGGCTTTTCCAGTGGTGGATGAACATAAGCATATATTGGGTGTGGTGGACGTCGGTATGTTTACGGACGAGGCGTTCGATGTGGCCGATCAGACCAGCATGGACCGGGTTTTTGAGACAATCGGCTTTCGCCTTATGCAGGTGCGAGATGTATCACCGCTGCGTGCGTTTCGGTTTCGATTTCCATGGCTACTCGCAACCATTACCAGCGGTACGATATGCGCTCTGCTTGCCGGTGTTTACGAGATGACACTGGCCAAGAGCTTGATCCTGGCGTTTTTTCTCACCTTGGTTCTGGGGCTGGGCGAAAGTGTCAGCATGCAGTCCATGACAGTCACCATCCAAGGGTTGAGATCGGAAATACCGACTCTCGGTTGGTATCTACGGACGCTCCGACGCGAGGTGGGTGCGGCTCTTTTGCTGGGTACGGCATGTGGCCTTATAGTGAGCGTGATCGCATGGATTTGGCGCGGAGATCCGTTGGCGTCCGTTACCATCGGATCCAGCATTCTGTTGACGCTTTGCGCTGCCAGCTTTTTTGGGCTGAGCGTTCCGTCACTTTTACACAAGGTGAAGCTCGATCTTAAAATTGCTGCCGGTCCGGTGACCTTGGCCATGACCGATATTTCCACGCTTCTTATTTACTTCAGCATCGCCGAAGCGTTGCTGTGA